From Pseudomonadota bacterium:
ATCCGTGCGGTCGCACAGCGCCAGGTAGTAGGGTGTGACCGCCAGGGGAAAGCCGCCCGCTAGCGCGCGCTGCGCACCTAGACGCTCCGGTTGCGAGAGATCCAGTCGCGATTCGAGCTGCTCCACGCTGCACACCGCGTGGCGCAGCTGCCATCTCCAGTCCGACCAACCGTCAGCCTTTTGGCTGTGCAGCTCCTTGGGTCCGTGGGCCGAAGCCATTCTTTGCTTGTACCTCGAATTCGGGGTTGCGCGTGCGGTAGTGTGGGAGCTATGGTCCCATCCCTTCACGATCCGGTGTTTTTCTGCCACAAGAAAATTGCATGTGAACCTCTTGCGCATGACGGTATACGAATGGTAGTGTCATGGCACAGATGATACGGCTGGACTCCGATCGAGGGTGTTATCGAGGCTATTGAGGCGCGCCATGGGACTCAACCAAATCCATGCCCGGCGGGACCGCGTCAGCCAGACGCTGCAGCCTTATCTGGGATCGACCTTGGCTAGGGAGCGGGCCAACAACATCGCACAGGCCATGGTGCTTGGCAGCGACGACGCCGCGGAGGTTGCACGGGTCATGCTCTCGCGCTGCCCGGTCCCGGACGTTGGTGCGGTGGCGGAGGAAGTAGGCCGCGCCTGGCGCATGGGGGAATACCGCGACCAGCACTGAGCGGGGGCCCTTAGGGCCCGCGGAAGAATAACTCATCCATTTCGCCGGTTCTGACCACCGCCGGCTATGTTGCTCCTCGTCGAAGTATCCCCAATACTCCTCGTCGTCGCGCCTCGCCAGCGGCGCCCAGTCCTCACCGAAACACCCGAGTTATTCTTCCGCGGGCCCTTATCGTCGAGGATTCGGCGATGCCGGATCGCTGCAGCGTTGTTGACTCGGCGGTGAAGATCGGCAAGCTTTTTGGAATGACGGCGAGACGGGCGCTGCTTGTGGCCTCCCTGTGCTTTGCATGGGTCGCGCTCGCAGAGCCCGCACAGGCGGACGAGGCGGAGGTTCATTACAGGCTTGCCCTCTCCCACAAGCGCGAAGGCCGGCTCGGCGCCGCCATCCAAGAGGCCCGGACCGCCCTCGGGCTGCGACCCGCGCACGCAGCAGCCCGTTTCACGCTGGGATCGTTGCTTCGGAGGACCGGGGACCTTGAAGCCGCGCTCGGCGAGTTCAAGAAGGTGATCGGGCAGTCTCCGGGTCATGCTCCTGCGTACGCGCTCGCCGGTGCGGTGGCGCTGCGGCTCAAGCGCCACACCGAGGCTCGATCGTTGCTTGAGCAGGCCATCGTGCTCGACCCCGTCGACGCCTCGAGCGTGGCCAACCTCGGCTCCCTCCTGGCCCGAACCGGTAAGTCGGCCGAAGCGATTGATCTGCTGCGCGCAGCCCTCGAACGCATCCCGAACGACGCTGGCCTGCACAACAACCTGGGTGTGGCCCTGCGCCGCCAGCGCCGCTACGACGAGGCAGTGGTGGCGTTGCAGCGCGCCGTGGATCTGCAGCCCGATTCGGATCGATTCCTGTTGAATCTCGCGGTTTCGCTGCGTGGTGGCGAGCAGTTCGCGCGTGCGGTGCCCGCTTACGTCAGGCTGCTCGCACGCAGACCCGCCCACAAGGGCGCCCTGTACGATCTCGCGGCGTGCTACGAGCGACTCGGCAGAACGACCGAGGCCATCGACACCTACCGCAAGTACATCCGGGTGGTGCGAGGCTCGGATCCGGCCGCGGTAGCACGGGTGGGCGAGCGCGTGCGCGAGCTGCAGCGCCGCAGCAAGCCGTAGGGTCCGAAGCGCGAGGGCTACGTCTTCCGTTCCGCGACACCCGGTTCGATTGTGCTATTGCGTTGGCCATGGGCGACTCGCGAGCATCGTGCGCGGCCGAGGGGCTTGTTGGCGAGCTGGCCTGGAGAGGCCTGCTGCACCAGCATACCGGGGGCCACGAGTTCGCCCGGCACCTGGAGACGCCGGGCAGGGTGGGCTACTGCGGTTTCGACCCGACCAAGGACAGCCTGACGGTCGGCAACCTGGTTCCCATCATGCTCCTAAGGCACTGGCAGCGAGCCGGCCACAAGCCGATCGTGCTGCTCGGAGGGGGCACGGGGCTGATCGGGGACCCGTCCGGAAAGGACAGCGAACGCCAGCTCTTGAGCCGCGGCCAGGTCGAGGCCAACGCCGCTGCGCAACGCCGCATCCTGGAGCGCTTGCTCGACTTCTCTCCCCAGCTGCCGAACGCGGCCGTGCTGGTCGACAACGCCGACTGGCTCGAGAGCCTGACCTTTGTCGAGGTGCTGCGCGACATCGGAAAGCACTTCTCGGTCAACGCCATGATCCAGAAGGACTCGGTGCGTGAGAGGCTGCGCAACCGCGAGCAGGGAATCAGCTACACCGAGTTCAGCTACATGCTGCTTCAAGCATACGATTTCTGGCACCTGTATCGAACGCAGAGCTGCACGGTCCAAATGGCAGCCTCGGATCAGTACGGCAATATCGTGTCGGGTATCGACACGATTCACCGCAAGGTCGGGCGTGGGCCCGGCGGAGGCGACCGCGCTTTCGCTTTGACCGCGCCGCTCCTGACTGCTGCTGACGGCAAGAAGATGGGCAAGAGCGGCAACAACGCGATCTTCCTGTCCGCGGCACACACGAGCCCCTACGCGTTCTATCAGTTCTGGCTCAACGCGGACGACGCCGACGTAGTGGGCTTGCTTAAGTGGTTCACGATGTTGGGCAAGGCCGAGATCGAGCAGATCGCCCGGCAGCAGCAAGCGCGGCCCCACGAGCGAATGGCGCAGCGCACCTTGGCTCGCGAGCTCACGACGTTGGTGCACGGTGAGGACGAGCTCCGCAAAGCCGAAGCCGCCAGCCAAGCGCTCTTCGGTGCCGACCTGCGCGAGCTGAGCGAGCAAATGCTGCAAGACGTATTCGCCGACGTGCCGCACTCGAGCCACGAGGCGTCGTTGCTGCAAGCTGGCGTGCGCTTGGTGGATCTGCTGCCACGGACCTCCCTGGTCAGGTCCAAACGCGAGGCGCGCCAGTTCTTGGACGGCGGGGCGATCGCGATCAATGGCACCCGCGCGGAGCCTGGCCACGTGCTGACCTCGAGCGATCTGCTGCACGCGCACACGATCCTGCTCCGGCGCGGCAAGAAGCACTGGCACGCAACCCGCTGGACGTAGGGGCGCTCTTCGGACCGGAAGCTCCCGTTGAGCACTCTTGCAGGTGTTCTTGGAGTGAACGGCAGTGAGCAGGGTGCACTGGCGCCGGGTCGGCCCGGTGGCCGGGACGTTTTGCGGGGTCGGCCGGCGTGCACGATGTGCGCGCGGCAATCAAGCCCACGAGCTGAGCCCAGGCGCGCACGCACGCCGGCCTCGACGCGCGCGCCAACCCGGCGAGTGAGCTTGGATGCGGGTTGGCACGCGCTACGCCCCCGCAAAACGTCCCGGCCACCGGGCCTGCATGTTTGGCATCGTCTGGAATCCGACCACGGGATTCGCCCGCTGTCCGAGGTTGCCAGATGCGGCCGTCGAGCCTACGACTCGTGGGGACTAGGGCGGAACGAAGCGCGCGTGCTTCCTTTCGGCCAGACTCCGGAGGAGGGAAGCGATGCGCTCAGGGATGGCTGCTGTTTTTCTTGCGATCCTGCTCGCAGCGTTTGCTGGCTGCAGCAGGAGCCACCTGCATGGGCGCGCCCCCGATGCTAGCGCGCCCGATGGTGCATCCTCTGACGCATGTGTGCCCGAGAGCGAGAAGTGCAACGCGGTCGACGACGACTGCGACGGGATGGTCGACGAAGTGCTGAGCCGGGCGTGCGGCAGCGCTACAGGCGCATGCAAGGCCGGCAGCGAGGTGTGCATGGCCGGCGTGTGACAAGGCTGCAGCGCGGTAGGCCCAGCCGCTGAACGCTGCAACGGGGTGGACGACGATTGCGACGGGATGGTCGACGAAGCGCTGAACCAAGCCTGCGGCAGCGTGGTGGGCGCGTGTGAAGCCGGCAGCGAAATGTGCGCGGCGGGCGCCTGGGAGCGCTGCAGCGCTATCGGACCCGCGCTCGAGGCCTGCGATGGTCTACTCGACGAGGACTGCGATGGAGCTGTGGACGAAGGGTGCGAATGCGTGACGGGAACCACGCGCGCGTGCGGTTCGAACATTGGTGCGTGCAAGGCCGGCATCCAAAACTGCGAAACCGGCGCATGGGCTTCGTGTACGGGCTCGCGTACCCCGAGCCTGGAGCGCTGCAACGCGATGGACGACGACTGCGACGGCAGCGTGGACGAGTCGCTCACCCGGCCCTGCGGCATGGACGCGGGCGCATGCAAGGCGGGCAGCGAGACGTGCGTGACCGGCAGGTGGCAGGACTGCAGCGCCGTGGGCCCGGCCGCCGAACGCTGCAACGGGGTGGACGACGACTGCGACGCCAGGACCGACGAGTCGCTCGCCCGGCCCTGCGGCAGCAACGTGGGCGTCTGCACGCCAGGCATCGAGAGCTGCGCGTCCGGCGCGTGGCAAGGCTGCACGGGCATCGAGCCCGGTGTGGAGCGCTGCAACGGGATGGATGACGACTGCGACGGCTCGGTGGACGAGGGTCTTCACTGCGGGCCGCCCTGCGAAGAGGGCATCTCGGCGGGCTGGGGCCACACCTGCGCGCGTCTCGAGACAGGCGAGGTCCGCTGCTGGGGCCGGAACCATGTGGGTCAGCTCGGTGATGGCACCGAAATGGCGAGCAGCGAGCCGGTCAGCGCCCTGGTCACGAGCGCGCTCGACGTTGCGGCCGGCGCCAACGGGACCTGCGCCCCCATCCAGACGGGCGAGCTCCTGTGCTGGGGCGACGACACCTTTGGCCAGATGGCCGGTGCCAGGCCCGCGCTCGTCCAAGGCGTGAGGAACGCGGCCGCGCTCAGCTTGGCGGTCACCCACATCTGCGCGAGCCTCGCCAGCGGCCAGGTCATGTGCTGGGGCGACAACCGCGGTGGCGAGCTTGGCAACGGCACCTTCGCCTT
This genomic window contains:
- a CDS encoding tetratricopeptide repeat protein, which gives rise to MPDRCSVVDSAVKIGKLFGMTARRALLVASLCFAWVALAEPAQADEAEVHYRLALSHKREGRLGAAIQEARTALGLRPAHAAARFTLGSLLRRTGDLEAALGEFKKVIGQSPGHAPAYALAGAVALRLKRHTEARSLLEQAIVLDPVDASSVANLGSLLARTGKSAEAIDLLRAALERIPNDAGLHNNLGVALRRQRRYDEAVVALQRAVDLQPDSDRFLLNLAVSLRGGEQFARAVPAYVRLLARRPAHKGALYDLAACYERLGRTTEAIDTYRKYIRVVRGSDPAAVARVGERVRELQRRSKP
- the tyrS gene encoding tyrosine--tRNA ligase, with product MGDSRASCAAEGLVGELAWRGLLHQHTGGHEFARHLETPGRVGYCGFDPTKDSLTVGNLVPIMLLRHWQRAGHKPIVLLGGGTGLIGDPSGKDSERQLLSRGQVEANAAAQRRILERLLDFSPQLPNAAVLVDNADWLESLTFVEVLRDIGKHFSVNAMIQKDSVRERLRNREQGISYTEFSYMLLQAYDFWHLYRTQSCTVQMAASDQYGNIVSGIDTIHRKVGRGPGGGDRAFALTAPLLTAADGKKMGKSGNNAIFLSAAHTSPYAFYQFWLNADDADVVGLLKWFTMLGKAEIEQIARQQQARPHERMAQRTLARELTTLVHGEDELRKAEAASQALFGADLRELSEQMLQDVFADVPHSSHEASLLQAGVRLVDLLPRTSLVRSKREARQFLDGGAIAINGTRAEPGHVLTSSDLLHAHTILLRRGKKHWHATRWT